A single genomic interval of Danio aesculapii chromosome 5, fDanAes4.1, whole genome shotgun sequence harbors:
- the enc1 gene encoding ectoderm-neural cortex protein 1 — MKMSVCVHENRKSRASTGSMNIFLFHKSSYADSVLMHLNALRQQRLFTDVLLHAGNRSFPCHRAVLAACSRYFEAMFSGGLRESQDSEVDFRDSIHPEVLELLLDYAYSSRVIINEENAESLLEAGDMLEFQDIRDACAEFLEKNLHPSNCLGMLLLSDAHQCTQLFQLSWSMCLSNFPAICKTEEFLQLPKDMLVQLLAHEELETEDERLVYESALNWVNYDLERRHCHLPELLRTVRLALLPAIFLMENVSTEELIIAQAKSKELVDEAIRCKLRILQNDGVVNSPCARPRKTSHALFLLGGPTFMCDKLYLVDQKAKEIIPKADIPSPRKEFSACAIGCKVYVTGGRGSENGVSKDVWVYDTLHEEWSKAAPMLIARFGHGSAELRHCLYVVGGHTAATGCLPASPSVSLKQVEQFDPVANKWSMVAPLREGVSNAAVVSVKLKLFAFGGTSVAHDKLPKVQCYDPSENRWTVPASCPQPWRYTAAAVLGNQIFVMGGDTEFSACSAYKFSSETYQWTKVGDVTAKRMSCQAVASGNKLYVVGGYFGTQRCKTLDCYDPTLDAWNSITTVPYSLIPTAFVSTWKHLPA, encoded by the exons ATGAAAATGTCTGTCTGTGTCCACGAGAACCGCAAGTCTCGTGCCAGTACAGGGTCAATGAACATCTTCCTGTTCCACAAGTCTTCGTACGCTGACAGTGTGCTAATGCACCTGAATGCCCTTCGTCAGCAGAGACTGTTCACCGATGTCCTGCTCCATGCGGGAAACCGCTCTTTCCCCTGCCACAGGGCTGTGCTGGCTGCCTGCAGCCGCTACTTTGAAGCAATGTTCAGCGGAGGCCTGAGAGAGAGTCAAGACAGTGAGGTGGACTTCAGGGACTCTATTCATCCTGAG GTTTTGGAGCTTCTTCTGGACTATGCTTACTCGTCAAGAGTGATAATAAATGAGGAGAATGCAGAGTCTCTGCTTGAGGCCGGTGACATGCTGGAGTTTCAGGACATCCGCGATGCCTGTGCCGAGTTCCTGGAGAAGAACCTTCACCCATCTAACTGCCTGGGCATGCTGCTGCTCTCAGATGCTCACCAGTGCACCCAGCTGTTCCAGCTGTCCTGGAGCATGTGCCTCAGCAACTTCCCTGCTATCTGCAAAACTGAGGAGTTTCTCCAGCTGCCCAAGGACATGCTGGTGCAACTTCTGGCACATGAAGAACTCGAAACCGAGGACGAACGCCTAGTCTATGAGTCGGCACTCAACTGGGTGAACTACGACCTTGAGAGGAGGCACTGTCACCTTCCGGAGCTGCTCCGTACTGTGCGTTTGGCGCTCCTGCCTGCCATCTTCCTCATGGAAAATGTCTCAACGGAAGAGCTCATCATTGCACAGGCTAAAAGCAAAGAGCTGGTGGACGAGGCCATCCGATGCAAACTGCGCATCTTGCAAAATGACGGTGTTGTCAACAGTCCTTGTGCCCGGCCCCGCAAGACCAGTCATGCCCTTTTCCTGCTGGGTGGCCCCACGTTTATGTGTGACAAGCTCTACCTGGTTGACCAGAAGGCCAAAGAGATCATTCCAAAGGCTGACATCCCCAGCCCACGCAAAGAGTTCAGCGCCTGCGCCATTGGCTGCAAAGTATATGTGACAGGTGGCCGAGGCTCAGAGAACGGTGTGTCCAAGGACGTTTGGGTGTACGATACATTACACGAGGAATGGTCCAAGGCAGCTCCGATGTTGATAGCTCGATTCGGTCACGGCTCTGCAGAATTACGCCACTGCCTGTACGTCGTCGGAGGTCACACAGCTGCCACTGGCTGTCTGCCTGCATCACCATCTGTGTCCTTGAAGCAGGTAGAGCAGTTTGACCCAGTTGCTAACAAGTGGAGCATGGTGGCACCCTTGCGAGAAGGAGTCAGTAATGCAGCTGTCGTCAGCGTAAAGCTCAAGTTGTTTGCGTTTGGAGGGACAAGTGTGGCCCATGACAAGCTGCCCAAAGTTCAGTGCTATGATCCCTCAGAAAATCGTTGGACGGTCCCAGCGTCCTGCCCGCAGCCATGGCGCTACACTGCTGCAGCTGTTCTCGGCAACCAGATCTTTGTAATGGGTGGTGACACCGAATTCTCAGCTTGTTCTGCCTACAAATTCAGCAGTGAGACTTATCAGTGGACTAAAGTTGGAGATGTTACAGCGAAACGAATGAGCTGCCAGGCTGTGGCCTCTGGAAACAAACTGTATGTGGTGGGTGGCTACTTTGGTACACAGCGCTGCAAAACCCTGGACTGTTACGACCCCACGCTGGATGCGTGGAACAGCATCACTACCGTACCTTATTCCTTAATTCCTACTGCCTTCGTCAGCACCTGGAAACACCTCCCAGCCTGA